From one Oncorhynchus keta strain PuntledgeMale-10-30-2019 chromosome 30, Oket_V2, whole genome shotgun sequence genomic stretch:
- the LOC118363566 gene encoding transcription factor LBX2-like produces MTSSKDMKAGSVLQSSGEERRRGPLDQLPPPANSNKPLTPFSIEDILNKPSVKKSVANLCPPRVIEKVSGSNAARNGITTPSSPLCALEELASKTFKGLEVSVIQAAEGREHVNAFGQRQTSKKRRKSRTAFTNHQIYELEKRFLYQKYLSPADRDQIAQQLGLTNAQVITWFQNRRAKLKRDLEEMKADVESLKKIPPQTLQKLVTMEEDIDDQQGSISPSSQGHRAFPQSPSSSRDQTTDEFSEEDEEIEVDD; encoded by the exons ATGACCTCCAGTAAAGACATGAAGGCAGGCTCCGTGTTGCAGTCCAGCggcgaggagaggagacggggtcCTTTGGACCAGCTTCCACCCCCGGCCAACTCCAACAAGCCACTGACGCCGTTCAGTATCGAGGATATTCTAAACAAACCCTCGGTGAAGAAATCAGTTGCTAATCTCTGTCCACCGAGAGTTATTGAAAAAGTGTCCGGCTCAAACGCAGCAAGGAACGGTATTACCACTCCTTCTTCGCCGTTATGCGCTCTGGAGGAACTAGCCAGCAAAACATTTAAAGGTCTGGAAGTCAGCGTTATACAAGCAGCCGAGG GTCGTGAGCATGTGAACGCCTTTGGACAGAGGCAGACCTCAAAAAAGAGGAGAAAGTCCCGGACAGCTTTCACCAACCATCAGATATATGAACTCGAGAAGCGCTTTTTGTACCAGAAATACCTGTCCCCGGCCGACCGAGACCAGATAGCTCAGCAACTGGGGCTAACCAACGCTCAGGTCATCACCTGGTTTCAGAACAGACGGGCCAAGCTCAAGAGAGACTTGGAAGAGATGAAAGCGGACGTGGAGTCGCTCAAGAAAATACCACCACAAACCCTGCAAAAGCTAGTCACCATGGAAGAAGACATTGACGACCAGCAAGGAAGCATCTCCCCTTCGTCACAAGGACACCGAGCATTTCCACAGTCCCCCTCTTCATCCAGAGATCAAACCACGGACGAATTCTCAGAGGAGGACGAAGAGATTGAGGTGGACGATTGA